The Legionella jordanis genomic sequence ACGCAAAATGGCCCCCTGCGAAGCGCTGCTGCGAATGGCCAGCAGCTGCTCAAGAATTGCTGCCAGCTGTGAAGCAACTTTTCCATCGCTTAAGAAATCAATTTCTTCCTCAGGAAAATCAATGGCTGCTTCCACAAACAGTCTCAGATTGATAATTTCTTCATTCAATGCATGGATTTTTTTGGAGAAATCCCCCTGCAAAGAGCGAATAGCCAAACGCGCAGCGGTTTGTGAACTGGCTTGAATTAAATCAGCGATGGCTTCAGCCTGGGTTAGATCCATTTTATCGTTTAAAAAGGCGCGTTCTGAAAATTCGCCAGGCCGCGCCAAACGTGCCCCTAACAGCAAGCACTCAGCCAGCAGATTATCCAAAACCATTGGGGAACCATGAACTTGAAACTCAACCACATCCTCGCCGGTAAATGAATGCGGAGCTTTGAAGAAAAGGGCGAGACCGTGGTCGATAACCTCATTTTGCTGATTTTGAAAAGTACAAAATGTAGCAACGCGTGGAGTAAGATTTTTGTGGGCATTGAGTTGCAAGGCAATGTTATAGGCCAAAGGACCTGAGAGACGCACGATGCCTACTCCCCCACGGCCGGGAGGAGTGGCAATCGCCGCAATTGTTTCGCTAGACATTACTTTGCGGTCACCAGGGTTTTATTTGGTTTATCGTCACTGTATTTGCGAGTGATATACCATTGTTGCAAGATGGACAAGGTATTGTTCACAATCCAGTACAGCACCAAACCTGCTGGGAAATTCCAAAATAAGGCGGTAAAGACTATGGGCAAAAACATCATCAGTTTAGCTTGCATGGGATCAGGTGGTGCTGGGTTCAGCTTTTGCTGAATCAACATGGTAGCTCCCATGATGATAGGCAAGACATGATAGGGATCAGCAACTGCCAAATCTTTTATCCACAAAATAAAAGGCGCTTGCCTTAGCTCAACGCTTTCCAGTAAAACCCAATACAAAGCAATAAAAACTGGAATTTGGATCAATATTGGTAAACAGCCACCCAAAGGGTTCACTTTTTCCTGACGATATAATTCCATTGTGGCCTGGCTTAATTTAGCCTTGTCATCGCCATAACGTTCACGTAAAGCCTGCAGCTTTGGTTGGAGCTTGCGCATACCAGCCATGGATTTGTAACTGCTGGCTGACAGGCGGTAAAAGGCCAATTTAATTAATACCGTAACCAAAACAATAGCCCAACCCCAGTTGCCAACGACTAAATAAATGGCTTTCATGATGGAAAACAGCAATGAGGATAAAAACCATAGCCATCCATAATCAACCGTTAGATCAAGACCTGGAGCAATGGCTTTAAGATCACTGGTGATTTCAGGGCCTACGTATAATTTAGAGCCAACCGTTTTTTGTTCACCGGGTGCTACTTTAATCGGTTGGCTTACCGCACCAATGGTGTAGTCATTATTCAATGCTCTGGTGTAGAACATATTTTCGCTGTCTGAATTAGGCACCCAGGCAGTCAGAAAATAATGTTGTTGCATGGCTATCCAGCCTCCCTTGGCATTTACATCCAAATTGGATTTGGCCATGTTGGAAAATGGCACTTTTTGGTAGCGATGCTGGCCTGGCTGAGAGTATGAGGCGCCTGTATAAGAACCAACATGGAATATGCTGGACTTGTCTTCTTGCGGTGAACTTCGCAGAAGCTGGGTATTCATGTAACCAGTCCATTCCTGGGAACTTTCATTTTTGATGAAATACTTCACCTGAATCAGATAGCTGCCGCGAGTAAAATGAAACTCTTTTTTGACGTCAAGCCCATCTGCTGTGCGCCCATTGAGCGTTACAGTCAGATCGTTTGCCCCCTCAGCCAACTCATATTTTTGCTGTGGGCTCGTGAAATTGAAATCAAGATTCTTGACTGAATTTCCCTCGGGCACAAATAAGCTGCTATTAGCTACATAACGTTGATTGCCTTCATCCTGCAAAATGGTAATGGCTTTATCTTTTTGTTCCACGCTAACTGGATAATCCAACAACTGAGCACCGACAATATCGCCATCTGCTGTGTTGATTGCCAGATTAAGCACATCCGTTTTAACCTGAATGGCTTGTGATGGGGATTTAGTATTATCTTCTTGCTCAACCAGATTTTGCGGTTGGGAGGACTGTTGATTTTTAGGGTTAACAGCCGGCAGCAAAGTACCATGTTTAGTCGCAACGGCATTTTGACTGCTTAATGATGTCTGTGCAATTGGCGGATAATCCTTCTGCCAATTCATCCACAGGGAGTAAACAACCAGCGCAAGCGCTGCATATAGAATGACACGTCGTATATCCATTAAGGCTTCTCTTCGTTAGGTAGAACGGGATCATAACCACCAGCCGCCCAAGGATGACAGCGTAATAAGCGACGAGAGGCTAACCATCCTCCCTTCAAAACGCCAAAATGCTTAATCGCCATAAGGGCATACTGAGAACAACTGGGGTAATATCGGCAACAAGGTTTCATAATGGGTCGTAGCAACCACTGGTATAAAACGATAGGCAAGCAAATCAAATTGCGGATGAATCGATTAATTTGTCCCATGTTTTACCTAATTTGGCAATTATAGTCTTATTTTCTACCTTTGCTACGCCTGGCCTTGCCAAGACTACCACATCAATGGCAGGTAATTGTTTGATGCGGAATGTTTCGCGCAATAAGCGCTTTAATCGATTGCGATCATGCGCCTTTGCTATGGCTTTCTTGGACAATGCCAACCCTAGTCTGGCATACCCCAGAGAATTTGCGCGATATAGGAAAATAAACTCTGAGGTA encodes the following:
- the yidC gene encoding membrane protein insertase YidC: MDIRRVILYAALALVVYSLWMNWQKDYPPIAQTSLSSQNAVATKHGTLLPAVNPKNQQSSQPQNLVEQEDNTKSPSQAIQVKTDVLNLAINTADGDIVGAQLLDYPVSVEQKDKAITILQDEGNQRYVANSSLFVPEGNSVKNLDFNFTSPQQKYELAEGANDLTVTLNGRTADGLDVKKEFHFTRGSYLIQVKYFIKNESSQEWTGYMNTQLLRSSPQEDKSSIFHVGSYTGASYSQPGQHRYQKVPFSNMAKSNLDVNAKGGWIAMQQHYFLTAWVPNSDSENMFYTRALNNDYTIGAVSQPIKVAPGEQKTVGSKLYVGPEITSDLKAIAPGLDLTVDYGWLWFLSSLLFSIMKAIYLVVGNWGWAIVLVTVLIKLAFYRLSASSYKSMAGMRKLQPKLQALRERYGDDKAKLSQATMELYRQEKVNPLGGCLPILIQIPVFIALYWVLLESVELRQAPFILWIKDLAVADPYHVLPIIMGATMLIQQKLNPAPPDPMQAKLMMFLPIVFTALFWNFPAGLVLYWIVNNTLSILQQWYITRKYSDDKPNKTLVTAK
- the rnpA gene encoding ribonuclease P protein component translates to MTCFDKTRRLLKKSDYEYVFAQAKKVATSEFIFLYRANSLGYARLGLALSKKAIAKAHDRNRLKRLLRETFRIKQLPAIDVVVLARPGVAKVENKTIIAKLGKTWDKLIDSSAI
- the yidD gene encoding membrane protein insertion efficiency factor YidD yields the protein MGQINRFIRNLICLPIVLYQWLLRPIMKPCCRYYPSCSQYALMAIKHFGVLKGGWLASRRLLRCHPWAAGGYDPVLPNEEKP